One Falco naumanni isolate bFalNau1 chromosome 12, bFalNau1.pat, whole genome shotgun sequence genomic region harbors:
- the PROX1 gene encoding prospero homeobox protein 1 isoform X3 — translation MPDHDSTALLSRQTKRRRVDIGVKRTVGTASAFFAKARATFFSAMNPQGSEQDVEYSVVQHADGEKSNVLRKLLKRANSYEDAMMPFPGATIISQLLKNNMNKNGGTEPSFQASGLSSTGSEVHQEDVCSNSSRDSPQECLSPFGRPTMSQFDVDRLCDEHLRAKRARVENIIRGMSHSPSVALRGNENEREIAPQSVSPRESYRENKRKQKLPQQQQQSFQQLVSARKEQKREERRQLKQQLEDMQKQLRQLQEKFYQIYDSTDSENDEDGNLSEDSMRSETMDARAGDSVSRSDNEMCELDPGQFIDRARALIREQEIAENKPKREGPKEKEQGPNTFHPEGKHLAETLKQELNTAMSQVVDTVVKVFSSKPSRQLPQVFPPLQIPQARFAVNGENHNFHTANQRLQCFGDVIIPNPLDTFGSVPMPGATDQTEALPLVVRKNSSDQSASAPPAGGHHASLHQSPLSATAGFSTSSFRHPFPLPLMAYPFQSPLGAPSASFPGKERASPESLDLTRETTSLRTKMSSHHMNHHPCSPAHPPSAAEGLSLSLIKSECGDLQDMSEISPYSGSAMQEGLSPNHLKKAKLMFFYTRYPSSNMLKTYFSDVKVPERFLEVAQITLREFFNAIIAGKDVDPSWKKAIYKVICKLDSEVPEIFKSPNCLQELLHE, via the exons ATGCCTGACCATGACAGCACAGCCCTCTTAAGCAGGCAAACCAAGAGAAGAAGAGTTGACATTGGAGTGAAAAGGACGGTAGGGACAGCATCTGCATTTTTTGCAAAGGCAAGAGCAACGTTTTTTAGTGCCATGAATCCCCAAGGTTCAGAGCAGGATGTCGAGTATTCAGTGGTGCAGCATGCAGATGGGGAAAAGTCAAATGTACTCCGCAAGCTGCTGAAGAGGGCGAACTCATATGAAGATGCCATGATGCCTTTTCCAGGAGCAACCATAATTTCCCAGCTGTTGAAAAATAACATGAACAAAAATGGTGGCACAGAGCCCAGTTTCCAAGCCAGCGGTCTCTCTAGTACAGGCTCAGAAGTACATCAGGAGGATGTATGCAGCAACTCTTCAAGAGACAGCCCCCAGGAGTGTCTTTCCCCTTTTGGCAGGCCGACTATGAGCCAGTTTGATGTGGATCGGTTATGCGACGAGCACCTGAGAGCTAAACGCGCCCGGGTTGAGAATATAATTCGGGGTATGAGCCATTCCCCCAGTGTGGCATTAAGGGGCAATGAAAACGAAAGAGAAATAGCTCCGCAGTCTGTGAGTCCCCGAGAAagttacagagaaaacaaacgCAAGCAAAAGctgccgcagcagcagcagcagagtttCCAGCAGCTGGTTTCGGCGAGGAAAGAGCAGAAGCGAGAGGAGCGCagacagctgaagcagcagctggaggacaTGCAGAAGCAGCTGCGCCAGCTGCAGGAGAAGTTCTACCAGATCTACGACAGCACTGACTCTGAAAATGATGAAGATGGCAACCTGTCTGAAGACAGCATGCGCTCCGAAACCATGGACGCGAGGGCTGGCGACTCCGTCAGCCGGTCAGACAACGAGATGTGTGAGCTGGACCCAGGGCAGTTCATCGACCGGGCGCGGGCCCTCATCCGGGAGCAGGAGATAGCGGAGAACAAGCCAAAAAGAGAAGGTCCCAAGGAGAAGGAGCAAGGGCCGAACACCTTCCACCCTGAAGGCAAGCATCTGGCCGAGACACTGAAGCAGGAGCTGAACACCGCCATGTCGCAAGTTGTGGACACGGTGGTCAAAGTTTTCTCATCCAAGCCCTCCCGCCAGCTTCCTCAGGTCTTCCCGCCTCTCCAGATCCCGCAGGCGAGGTTCGCCGTCAATGGGGAGAACCACAACTTCCACACGGCCAACCAGCGCCTACAGTGCTTTGGGGACGTCATCATTCCCAACCCCCTCGACACCTTTGGCAGCGTCCCCATGCCCGGTGCCACCGACCAAACTGAGGCGCTGCCCCTTGTAGTCCGCAAAAACTCCTCTGACCAATCTGCCTCGGCCCCGCCGGCCGGCGGCCACCATGCCTCCCTGCACCAGTCCCCGCTCTCGGCCACCGCCGgcttctccacctcctccttccGCCACCCCTTCCCGCTGCCCCTCATGGCCTACCCCTTCCAGAGCCCCCTGGGCgccccctcagcctccttcccGGGGAAAGAGCGCGCCTCCCCCGAGTCCCTCGACTTGACCCGGGAGACCACCAGCCTGAGGACCAAGATGTCGTCGCACCACATGAACCACCACCCCTGCTCGCCGGCCCACCCCCCCAGTGCCGCCGAGGGCCTCTCTTTGTCCCTCATAAAGTCCGAGTGCGGCGACCTGCAAGACATGTCCGAAATCTCGCCCTACTCGGGAAGTGCA ATGCAGGAAGGCTTGTCACCGAATCACTTGAAAAAGGCCAAGCTTATGTTCTTTTACACCCGGTACCCAAGTTCCAATATGCTGAAAACCTACTTCTCGGACGTAAAG